CAGCGATGCGCGCGTATCGTTGCTCCCGGAACGACGTACCGGAGTTTTTCGCTGCAGCGCGTGCAAGCCGATCGCGACCTCGAACTCGTGCACACCTGGATGAACGACCCTGTGGTAGCCCGCTTTTGGGGCAAGCCGTGGCCACGCGACCGAATCGCGGACTACTTGGCCGAGCAGGACCGCAGCGCCATCTCCAAGCCCTACCTGGGCGTGCTGGACGGCGTTCCCATGAGCTATTGGGAGCTCTATCGCGCTGACCTCGACCCGCTCGCGGACCATTACCCCGCCCGCGACCACGACGCTGGGGTGCATCTGCTGCTGGGACCCCCCTCCTACCGCGGCCGCGGCCTCGGGGTGCTGCTGTTGCGCACCGTCTCCGGCTGGCAATTCGACGCAGATCCACGAGCCACCCGCGCGATCGCCGAACCCGACATCGCGAACGTGCGATCAATCCGCGCGTTCGAACGTGCGGGATTCCGCCGCGACGCCGAGATGGCCCTGCCGAACAAGCGGGCCGCACTGATGATTCGTGACCGCCACCACTCAACCGGGCCGGTATCGGGCTCGGGACGCCGGATAGGTACCCCACCCGAGGGACCGACCGAATTATGTTAGCCTTCGCTAAGTTGCAGGGATCCTGGGGGACTGACGTGCAACAAGACCGGCTCCAAGTCTTCCCGACCCGCCGGACCGGGCGGGCCGGTAGGTGCCCGGCGAGTCAGGCGTGAGCGAAAGGTGACGATGCATGCCGCGCACACTTGGGTGGATCAGGCAGTTCCACAAACCTGAATCGCCGGACAGCCCGACGCTGTTGGTGTTTCCCCACGCGGGCGCCGGCGCATCGGCTTACCGCGCCTTCTCCAAAGCTTTGAGCAGCAAATTCGACGTCATCGTATTCCAGTACCCCGGACGTCAGGACCGCGCGGCCGAACCACCGTTGGGTTCACTACCTGAAATCGCCGCCGGCGCCTTCGAGGAGTTCGCACGATCCGAACACAATCGCGATGTCCCCGTTGCGGCATTCGGGCACAGCATGGGCGGCTGGGTGGCGTTCGAGTTCGTCCGGATCGCCGAAGCCAACGGCGTCGAGATCGGCCAACTCACCGTCTCGGCCGCGGTCGCGCCGTGCAACGCGGCGAACAAGCCCTCCCACCCCGAGTCCGACGAGGAGATTCTCGACCACCTCGCGGCGCTGGAGGGCACCAACTCCGACGTCTTCGGCAACCGTGACCTGATGCGGCTGGCGCTGCCGGTCATCAAGGCGGACTATCGCGCCTGCGATGCTTACACGCGCGACGAGGACGTCAGGATCTCCGCGCCAATTCATGCGCTCGGCGGCGATCAGGATCCGATCGTCACGCTGGGTGACCTCTACGGATGGGGCAAGCACACCGACTCCGTCGAAGTGACGATGTTCGACGGTGGGCACTTCTTCCTCAACGAACACACCCACGCGATCGCTGACGTGCTGACCGGCGAACTGCGGCAGTCCGGGTCGAAGTCATGACCTACGGCCGGTCCGTGACAGCCGACTCGACCGAAGACCACATCGTCATCTCCGGGTTGGCAGTCGAGGCGCCCGGCGGCATCGACACGCCGGTCAGCTTGTGGCACGCGCTCACCGAATCCAGGGAGCTGATCGGCCCCTTCCCGCGGGACCGCGGCTGGCCACTCGACGACCTATTCTCGGTATCCGAGATGGACGGCTGGGGCCCGGTCCACGACGCCGGCGGTTTCCTCGACAACGCAACAACATTCGATCCGGCATTGTTCGGGATCACCCACCGTGAAGCACTTGTCATGCATCCCCAGCAGCGCGTCGCGATGCGCGTGGCGTGGAAAGCGCTGGAGAACACCGGCATCAATCCCGGGACGCTGGACGGCGAATTTGTGGGCTGCTTCGTCGGAATGTCACCGATGGAGTACGGGCCGCGCGCCTCGGTGGCCGATGCCTTCACCGGCCACCGGATCGCCAGTCTGGGCCAATTAGGCGGCGCCGCAAGGATTTCGCACAGCTTGGGCCTCACGGGCCCGTCCATCAGCCTCGACACCGCCTGCGCATCCTCGCTGACCGCGGTCCACCTGGCCGCCAGCGCAGTCGCCGGCGACGAGTGCGACTGGGCACTGGCGGGCGGGGTGTGCGTGATGGGTTCGCCAGGCGCTTTCTACGAATTCTCCCGGCTGAACGCGCTGTCCGACGACGGGCACTGTCGCGCTTACGCCAACGACGCCAGCGGCACGGTGTGGGGTGAAGGCGCGGGCATGGTGGTTGTCGAACGCGAGTCACGGGCAAAGCGGTTGGGCCACCAGATCTATGGGCGCATCCTCGCCATCCGCACCAACCACAACGGCAAGGGCAAGCCGATCCTGGTCCCCCGCGTGCGTGCGCAGGAACAGATCGTGCGCAAGACGCTCGACGTAGTGGGAATCGACCCTGCGGACATCGGGATGATCGAGGGACACGGCACCGCAACCCAGGCCGGCGACCCGGTGGAACTGCTGGCGCTTTTCAAGACCTACGGCGCAGCGGGGTCCGAGGCGCTGCTGGGCTCAATAAAATCCAACCTCGGCCATCCCCAGGCCGCCTCCGGAATACTCGGGCTGATCAAGCTGCTGCTGGCCGGCCACTACGGACAGATTCCGCCGACACTCTATGCCGACAACCCGACCAAGGTGCTGGACTGGGACCTGGTCGGGCTGCGGCTGGCCACCAAGGTTCACGAATGGCCAGCCAAGGACGGCTTCCGTTACGGCGCAACTTCGTCCTTCGGCGCGGGAGGCGCCAATGTCCACGCCATCATCGAAATGCCCGCACCGGCAGGGGAAGTGAAGAAGTGACAGTTCCCGATCTTGGCGTGACCTACCGACTCCCGGACGGCTCGACCCCGGTCCTGCTGAGTTCGGAAACCGCGGAACTGCTGCGCGCCGAGGCCGCCGCCGTCCTGGCCTATGTCATGTCGCACCCGGCCGTGTCACCACAGGCCATCGCGCAGATGCTGTTTCGCACCCGGGCGGCCCGCAAGCATCGCGCACTGGCCATGGTCGACGGCCGTGATGATCTGTTGGCAGCGCTGCGCGCGGTCGCCGATGGTCGCGACCATCCGTCGGTAGTGAGCACCCACGGATCGGCGCCCCGTCGGCTCGCGTACGTCTTTCCGGGCCAGGGCAGCCAGCGTCCCGGGATGGGGCGGCTGTTCTATGCGATGGTCCCCGCCTTCCGCGCCGAGGCGGACCGCTGCGCGCTGGCATTCGCGGAGCAATCGGGTCAGTCGCCACTGCCTTATCTACTCGACGACAGACTCACCACCGAGAGCGACGCTGGCACTGTGCAACCGGCCCTGTTCACGCAGATGGCTGGGCTGGCCGCGGCCTGGCGATCGTTCGGGGTCACCCCGCACGTGACCGTCGGACACAGCCAGGGCGAGATCGCCGCCGCCTACGCTTCGGGACTAATCACGTTGGCAGATGCGGTGCGCATCATCGGAATTCGAGCGTTGGCCGCCCGCGAGATCGAGTCAGGTGACTACTCGATGGCCGTCGCGGCGACCGACCGAGATAGCTGCGAGGACCTGCTGGCTCGGTGCACAGGCTGGGCGGAACTGTCGGTGGTCAATTCGCCGACGATGACCGGCATCTCGGGCGACCGCGACACTGTGCAGGACATCGTGGATGCGTTATCCGAGCGCGGTGTGTTCGCGCGGGTCATCGGTGTCCGGTATCCGGCTCACACCAGCCTGATCAGCGGACTCGGCGAGGCGGTACGTACTGCCTCGCAGCATCAACTGGAGAATCCTAGATTCCTGGACAGCGAAATCCACTGTCTCGGGTCCACTCTGGGCGCGGCGATAACACCGGACCTACCAGTGGACCAGTACTGGTTCTGGAACCTTCGCAACACGGTGCGGTTCGACAAGGCGATCGCCGCGGCCGCTGAACTGGGTGTCAACACATTTGTCGAACTGGCGGAGCACCCCACCCTGCAACTGGCAATCCAAGAGAACCTTGCCGCCTGCAGCGGTGAGCGCGACCAACCCCAGGTGGTCGGCACGTCCGTTCGGACCGCCACCGACCTCGGCGAATTCACCAGGAATCTTGCACTTTTGGCGGTGCACGACCTGAACTACTCGTGGGATCATCTCCGCGTCGACTCCAACGGCCCCGCCGCCCCACTGCTGGCGGACTTCCCCAATACCTTGATGAACGAGACCACGCTGTGGCTGCCCTACGACGAGGTGCTGCCGCGGCGCAAGAGCGCCACGTCGCCCAGCGACCCCGCGGCGCCCGAGGTTGCCGCGGCTTCGCCTTCGACACAGCCGCGGCTGCTCGCGGAGCAGTGGGTGCGCCTGTCACGGCGGTCGCTGAGCCGGCCGCGGTCTATCGGGCTCATAGACCACACCGGAGACTGCGCCGAGCTGGTCGACGCAGTGTGCACGGCGGCCGCCGAAATGGGCGCAACGGCTCGGTTAATCGACAGCGAGAATACTACCGCCCAAGCGGATTTGGACACTCACGTCATCCTGCTTCCGGCTTCGCCCAGGCTGGATACCGCCGACGCGGCGGACCGAGTCGCCGCTTTCTTCGCCGAGCGCAAGTGGTGGCACGGTGTGCACGACGGAGTCACCGATTGCTGGTTGGTGACTGTGGCCGGCGAGGCTGTCGTCGACGGTGACGCGCCACCGGACCTCGTCCATGCGGCGGCCAGCGCGGGATTTCGCAGCGTCGGCGCCAAATATCCGGGCGTGCGGTTCCGCCATATCGACCTGGCCGCCGGATCGTCGGCGGCAACGGCGGGCCCTTTGCTCACGGCACTGCACACCGCCGGCGAATCCGAACTCGCGCTGCGCGACGACGGATTGTACGCCAAGCGCGTCGTTGCCGGCGACGGCCGCGTCGACGGTTCGCCGGCCCCGCGTCCGGGACACGTGCTGATCGTCGGCGGCACCGGGAAACTCGGACTGGAGTTTTGCGGGCACTTCGCACAACAAGGGGCCCAACGCATCACGCTGGTCAGCAGATCCGGTGAGACCGCAGCCGTGACCGAGCGACTGCGCCAGATCCGTTCCGCCGCAGCAACTCACATCGATGTTACCAAGTGCGACCTCAGCGATCCGGCTTCGGTGTCACGGTTGGCCGAACAGTACCGTGGCGCTCCCGCGGACGTGATAATCCATGGCGCGGTGGAGTATTCAGGTGTCGAACTCGAAGACATCACCGCCGACAAGGTGCACTCCGCGCTGAGTGCCAAGGTTGTCGGGATCGCACGGATTCTCGGTGACTTCCCCCGAACCGACGACTGTCGCGTAGTCCTGTGCTCGTCGGTGTCAGCCACCGTCGGCGGCCGCGGCTTGGCGTTGTACGCCGCGGGCAACCGCATGCTCGACGCGCTGGCGCACCAGCTTCGGGCCGAGGGCCTGGACTGCGTGTCGGTGCAATGGGGGCACTGGAAGGTGCACCTCGACGACTCGGGTCTGGCCATGCTGGCCGGTCTAGGAGTGGTGCCGATGGCGCCCGCGGACGCGCTGAGGGTCGGGATGACCAGACTCGCCACGAATGCCGCTGTCGCCGCGTTCGACCTGGACCGCGCCCGATCGGTACTCGCGACATGCGGTCGTGACTCTCTGTTGTCGCAGCTTTCTGAACCCGAGTCTCAGCCCGCACCGCAGGCTCGGGCTGTCGCCCCCGTTGCCGTCGAGACACCCGCCCGGGCGTCGCATCGGCTGCTAAGCCTGCTGGCGGAGGCCATCGGGGTGGACAATGCGGATGCCATCGACACCACCGTTCCGATGGTGGTGATCGGCCTGGATTCGTTGCAGGCACTCGAGTTTCGCCGGCGCGTCCAGAAGGAGTTCGACCACGAGCTCGATGTCGCGGACCTGCTGGGTGGAGCTTCGATCGCCGACGTGCTGGCCAAGCTCGACGCCTGAGGCCCGCGCCGGTCGCCGGACCTAGACGGCGGCCATCGTCAGACGGCAGCCATCGCGTCGCGAAGGCTTTTGGGCCGCATATCCGTCCAGGACTGCTCGACATACGCCAGACAGTTGGGTCGGCTGTCAGCGCCGAAGACAACCCACCAGCCGGACGGCCGATCGATGTACGCCGGCCAAAGGCTGTGCTGTTCCTCGTCGTTGGTCAAGACATAGAACATGCCGTCGTCGTCATCAAACGGATTGATACTCACCGGATCTCCTGATCGAGCTGGTCGCGGCAGAACGTCCGGTCCCGTCGATCTCGGCGCCGAGCACTCGATCGGACAGCAGCCCCAGGCAACTCAAGTTGGGAAAGCCGGGCCCCTCATTTACTCCGGACAGATTGGGCAAGAACAGTTTTGGATTAACACCGGCGACCGCCAGGTCAGGGCCGATGCACTCTTCGAGTCGCTCCCCGGACAATGGTGCACCGACCTCCGACTCCAGCAGCCCCACGGCGTCGGGTTGCAGCAGCGGCAAGAACCACAGCGGGTCGGCGCCGGAACCATCGATGACCAGGTCGTAGCGGTGCAGCGTCTCCTGCGGTTCGCCGCAGTTGTCGGTACGCAGCGTGACCCAGATCCTGTTGTCCTGATCCAAGACTCGCGCAACGCGCCCGCGCATATGGGTGATCCGCTCGTCGGCCAGTAACGACTCCTGGACCCGAGCGGAGAACACCCCGCGGTCGGTGCGGGCAATGCAATTGCGGCGTT
The nucleotide sequence above comes from Mycobacterium vicinigordonae. Encoded proteins:
- a CDS encoding GNAT family N-acetyltransferase gives rise to the protein MYDLRGAGRRHRVATRVGIADLAEATGVEVQDLEQRCARIVAPGTTYRSFSLQRVQADRDLELVHTWMNDPVVARFWGKPWPRDRIADYLAEQDRSAISKPYLGVLDGVPMSYWELYRADLDPLADHYPARDHDAGVHLLLGPPSYRGRGLGVLLLRTVSGWQFDADPRATRAIAEPDIANVRSIRAFERAGFRRDAEMALPNKRAALMIRDRHHSTGPVSGSGRRIGTPPEGPTELC
- a CDS encoding thioesterase II family protein, with the protein product MPRTLGWIRQFHKPESPDSPTLLVFPHAGAGASAYRAFSKALSSKFDVIVFQYPGRQDRAAEPPLGSLPEIAAGAFEEFARSEHNRDVPVAAFGHSMGGWVAFEFVRIAEANGVEIGQLTVSAAVAPCNAANKPSHPESDEEILDHLAALEGTNSDVFGNRDLMRLALPVIKADYRACDAYTRDEDVRISAPIHALGGDQDPIVTLGDLYGWGKHTDSVEVTMFDGGHFFLNEHTHAIADVLTGELRQSGSKS
- a CDS encoding polyketide synthase, producing the protein MTYGRSVTADSTEDHIVISGLAVEAPGGIDTPVSLWHALTESRELIGPFPRDRGWPLDDLFSVSEMDGWGPVHDAGGFLDNATTFDPALFGITHREALVMHPQQRVAMRVAWKALENTGINPGTLDGEFVGCFVGMSPMEYGPRASVADAFTGHRIASLGQLGGAARISHSLGLTGPSISLDTACASSLTAVHLAASAVAGDECDWALAGGVCVMGSPGAFYEFSRLNALSDDGHCRAYANDASGTVWGEGAGMVVVERESRAKRLGHQIYGRILAIRTNHNGKGKPILVPRVRAQEQIVRKTLDVVGIDPADIGMIEGHGTATQAGDPVELLALFKTYGAAGSEALLGSIKSNLGHPQAASGILGLIKLLLAGHYGQIPPTLYADNPTKVLDWDLVGLRLATKVHEWPAKDGFRYGATSSFGAGGANVHAIIEMPAPAGEVKK
- the nbtC gene encoding nocobactin polyketide synthase NbtC, producing the protein MLRAEAAAVLAYVMSHPAVSPQAIAQMLFRTRAARKHRALAMVDGRDDLLAALRAVADGRDHPSVVSTHGSAPRRLAYVFPGQGSQRPGMGRLFYAMVPAFRAEADRCALAFAEQSGQSPLPYLLDDRLTTESDAGTVQPALFTQMAGLAAAWRSFGVTPHVTVGHSQGEIAAAYASGLITLADAVRIIGIRALAAREIESGDYSMAVAATDRDSCEDLLARCTGWAELSVVNSPTMTGISGDRDTVQDIVDALSERGVFARVIGVRYPAHTSLISGLGEAVRTASQHQLENPRFLDSEIHCLGSTLGAAITPDLPVDQYWFWNLRNTVRFDKAIAAAAELGVNTFVELAEHPTLQLAIQENLAACSGERDQPQVVGTSVRTATDLGEFTRNLALLAVHDLNYSWDHLRVDSNGPAAPLLADFPNTLMNETTLWLPYDEVLPRRKSATSPSDPAAPEVAAASPSTQPRLLAEQWVRLSRRSLSRPRSIGLIDHTGDCAELVDAVCTAAAEMGATARLIDSENTTAQADLDTHVILLPASPRLDTADAADRVAAFFAERKWWHGVHDGVTDCWLVTVAGEAVVDGDAPPDLVHAAASAGFRSVGAKYPGVRFRHIDLAAGSSAATAGPLLTALHTAGESELALRDDGLYAKRVVAGDGRVDGSPAPRPGHVLIVGGTGKLGLEFCGHFAQQGAQRITLVSRSGETAAVTERLRQIRSAAATHIDVTKCDLSDPASVSRLAEQYRGAPADVIIHGAVEYSGVELEDITADKVHSALSAKVVGIARILGDFPRTDDCRVVLCSSVSATVGGRGLALYAAGNRMLDALAHQLRAEGLDCVSVQWGHWKVHLDDSGLAMLAGLGVVPMAPADALRVGMTRLATNAAVAAFDLDRARSVLATCGRDSLLSQLSEPESQPAPQARAVAPVAVETPARASHRLLSLLAEAIGVDNADAIDTTVPMVVIGLDSLQALEFRRRVQKEFDHELDVADLLGGASIADVLAKLDA
- a CDS encoding MbtH family protein gives rise to the protein MSINPFDDDDGMFYVLTNDEEQHSLWPAYIDRPSGWWVVFGADSRPNCLAYVEQSWTDMRPKSLRDAMAAV